In Streptomyces nojiriensis, the sequence CGTCCTGGACCGGCCCAAGGTCACCACCCGCTCCGCCGTCGGCACCCGCGACGTCCCGGACGGCCCCGGCGCCGCCGGCGGCACCGTGCAGGGCGACCTGTACGGGCGGATCGCGGTCTCGCTGACCGCGCTCGCCTTCCTCGTCGAGGCGGCCGGAGTGGTCGCCCGCGCCCTGTCGGTGGAGCGGGCCCCCTGGGGCAACATGTACGAGTTCTCGATCACCTTCTCCACGGTGGCCGTCGGCGTGTACCTGGTGCTGCTCGCCCTGAAGAAGAACGTCGGCTGGCTCGGCCTGATCCTGGTCACCACCGTCCTGCTGGACCTCGGCATCGCGGTCACCTGGCTCTACACCGACAGCGACCAGCTGGTCCCGGCCCTGCACTCGTACTGGCTGTGGATCCACGTCTCCACGGCGATCTTCTGCGGCGCGGTCTTCTACATCGGGGCCGCGGGCGCGGTCCTCTACCTCTTCCGGGACTCCTACGAGAGCCAGCTGGAGGCGGGCCGCACGCCGGGCAGGTTCCGCACCTCGGTACTGGAGCGGCTGCCCTCGGCGGCCTCCCTCGACAAGTTCTCGTACCGGATCAACGCGGCCGTCTTCCCGCTGTGGACCTTCACGATCATCGCGGGCGCGATCTGGGCCGGCGACGCCTGGGGCCGCTACTGGAACTGGGACCCCAAGGAGGTCTGGTCCTTCGTCACCTGGGTGGCCTACGCCTGCTACCTGCACGCCCGCGCCACCGCCGGCTGGAAGGGCCGCAAGGCCGCCTATCTGGCGCTCTTCGCCTTCGCCTGCTGGATCTGGAACTACTACGGCGTGAACATCCTGCTCAGCGGCAAGCACTCGTACGCGGGCGTCTGACCGGCGGGAGTGGGACGCTGGTGGCATGTCTCTCGTGAGCCATGCCACCAGCGAGCAGCGCGGCGAGAACCGCTGGCTGCTCCGCTTCGAGCTGCACCTGCCGCACGCCTACGCGGCCCTGTGGCCCGCCCTGACCACGCCGTACGGGCTGCGCGGCTGGCTGGCGGCGGCGGACGTCCTGGAGCGCAGGCTCGGCGGGGCGGTCACGCTGCGCTGGCTGAACACCGGGACCGTGGCGACCGGGCGGGTCACCGCCTGGGACGTGGAGCGGGTCGCCGAGTACACGGTCACCGAGCACGGGCGGATCCGCTTCCACCTGGAGCCGGTCGGGACCGATTCGACCGTGATCCGGTTCGTGAACGAGCGGGACGGGACCGAGGACGAGCGCCTGGACTGCCTGGCCGGCTGGCACGAGCACTTCGAGCTGCTGGACTCCGCCCTGGCCGGGCGGCCGGCGGACTGGTCCACCTGGACGGACATCCGCTGGACGACCCTCCGCGAGGCCTACGCCTCCCTCGCCCGCGCCTAGGCCGTCTCTTCCGGATCTTGCCGGGCCCGCGACGCCCGGCACCGCACCTGGCCGCGTTGTCGGGGCGCCCGAGTACGTCCAGTACACGGTGCGCTCCTCCGCCTTGCCAGGCACGGCACCGGACGCCGCGGGCTCGGCCGACAAGATCCGAAAGAGACGGCCTAGCTCGGGCCCTGGTCCTTGTCCTGGTCCTTGTTCTTCTTCTCCTGCTCGTCGCGCAGCGACTTCAGGAACTCCGGGTTGTCGTCGGGCGCCACCCACTGCGTCCGGCGCGCCCGGCCCCCGCCCGCGGCCGCCCGGTCCTTGCCCGCGAACAGCCACACGACCGGCCCCACGATGGAGAAGAGCAGGATGATGATCACCCAGACCACCTTGGGGAGGTGCTTGACCTCCGGCTCCGGAGTGTTCAGGCAGTCGATGAAGGCGTAGATGGTCAGCGCGAGGATCAGCAGGAACGGCAGATAGCGCAGCACGGTGTGGGACCGACTCCCAGTCAGTGACGGGGGGCCCGCGTCAGGGCCCCGGTGACGCCTCCAGGGTAGTTGGTGACGGATACTGACCCCTATGGCTTACGACGATCTCCGCTCGCTGCTCCGGGCTCTGGAGCGGGAGGGCGACCTCAAGCGCATCAAGGCCGAAGTCGACCCGTACCTGGAGGTCGGGGAGATCGTCGACAGAGTGAACAAGGCGGGGGGCCCGGCACTCCTCTTCGAGAACGTCAAGGGCTCGGCGATGCCGCTGGCCATGAACGTCTTCGGCACCGACCGCCGCCTCCTGAAGGCCCTCGGCCTCAAGTCGTACGGCGAGATCAGCGAGAAGATCGGCGGCCTGCTCAAGCCGGAGCTCCCGCAGGGCTTCATCGGGGTCCGCGAGGCCTTCGGCAAGCTCGGCTCGATGGTGCACGTGCCGCCGAAGAAGGTGAAGGGCGACTCCGCGCCCGTCCAGGAGGTCGTCCTCACCGGCGACGACGTGGACCTCGACCAGCTCCCGGCCCTCTTCACCTGGCCCAAGGACGGCGGCGACTTCTTCAACCTCGGCCTGACCCACACCAAGCACCCCGAGACCGGCGTCCGCAACCTCGGCCTCTACCGGCTCCAGCGCCACGACAAGCGCACCATCGGCATGCACTGGCAGATCCACAAGGACAGCCGCAACCACTACGCCGTCGCCGCGGCGAAGGGCGAGCGTCTGCCGGTCGCGATCGCCTTCGGCTGCCCGCCCGCCGTGACGTACGCGTCCACCGCGCCGCTGCCGGGCGACATCGACGAGTACCTCTTCGCCGGCTTCGTCGCGGGCAAGCGGATCGAGATGGTCGACTGCAAGACGGTTCCGCTCCAGGTCCCGGCCAACGCGGAGGTCGTGATCGAGGGCTGGCTGGAGCCCGGCGAGATGCTCCCGGAGGGTCCCTTCGGCGACCACACCGGCTTCTACACCCCGCAGGAACCCTTCCCGGCCCTGAAGATCGACTGCGTGACGATGCGCAAGCGTCCGCTCATCCAGTCGATCGTCGTCGGCCGGCCCCCGACCGAGGACGGCCCGCTCGGTCGCGCGACGGAGCGGTTCTTCCTGCCCCTGCTCAAGATCATCGTGCCGGACATCGTGGACTACCACCTCCCGGAATCGGGCGGCTTCCACAACTGCGCGATCGTCTCGATCGACAAGAAGTACCCCAAGCACGCCCAGAAGGTCATGCACGCCATCTGGGGCGCCCACATGATGTCGCTGACCAAGCTGATCATCGTGGTCGACAAGGACTGCGACGTCCACGACCTGCACGAGGTCTCCTGGCGGGCCCTCGGCAACACCGACTACTCCCGCGACCTCACCGTCGTCGAGGGACCGGTGGACCACCTGGACCACGCCTCGTACCAGCAGTTCTGGGGCGGCAAGGCGGGTATCGACGCCACCAAGAAGCTGCCCGAGGAGGGCTACACCCGCGACGGCGGCTGGCCCGACATGGTCGAGTCCGACCCGGACACCGCGGCCCTGGTGGACCGCCGCTGGAAGGAGTACGGCCTGTGAGCCCGATCGCCGTCGACGGCCCGGAACTGCTGATCGGCACCGCCGAGGTCTACGTGGCCCTGATGCGCCCGGAGATCGACCCGACCCAGCCCGGCGTGCTCATCGCCGCCCGCGACGCGGGCGTGAGCCCGGAGGAGTTCGCGGGCACCGGTGACGTCTGGACGCTGATGTACGACGTGGACGGCGAGGGCGACGGCTTCGAACTGCCCGGCGCCCGGGACGTGGAGGCGGACGCCTTCGCGGAGCAGCTGCAGCAGGCCCTGTCCGCGGCCGAGCCGTTCACCGTCGAGGCCGGCAACTTCCTGAGCCTCGAAGCCCGCCCCTCGGGCGGCGACTGGGTGGTCACCGCCCGGGTCACCCCGCCCGAGGACGAGGAGGACGGCGCCGCCGGCCCCCGGACCCTGGAGCTCGGTGCGCTCCCGGCGGCGGAACTGCTGGCCGACCTCGAAGACTTCCGGAGAGCCCTCGCATGATGACGACCGCCGACGGGGTGATCGGGCAGAGCCCGGCGCCGCAGCCGACCGGCAAGGTCAAGGCGTTCCTGAGACTCGTGCTGATCGAGCACTCGGTCTTCGCGCTGCCCTTCGCCTACATCGCGGCGTTCACCGCCATGTTCCAGCTCGACCGGCGCATCCACTGGGGCGTCCTGCTGCTCGTCACCATCTGCATGGTGGGGCTGCGGACCTTCGCGATGGCCGCCAACCGGATCATCGACCGCGAGATCGACGCCCGTAACCCGCGGACGGCCGGCCGCGAGCTGGTCACCGGCGCGGTGTCGGTCCGCGCGGCCTGGACCGGGGCCGGGATCGCGCTCCTGGTCTTCCTCGGCTCGGCGGCGCTGCTGAACCCGCTGTGCCTGGCGCTCGCGCCGGTCGCCGTGATCCCGATGGTGGTCTATCCGTACGGCAAGCGGTTCACGAACTTCCCGCACGCCATCCTCGGGCTGGCCCAGGCGATGGGCCCGGTCGGGGCCTGGCTCGCGGTCACCGGCGAGTGGTCCTGGGACGCGGTCGTCCTGGGCCTGGCGGTGGGCGTGTGGATCGGCGGCTTCGACCTGATCTTCGCCTGCCAGGACGTGGCCGCCGACCGTGCGGAGGGCGTCAAGTCCGTCCCGGCCCGCTTCGGCGTCCCGGCCGCCCTCTGGGGCGCGCGCGGCGCGCACGCCGTGACCACGGCCTTGCTGGCCTGGTACGCGCTGGCCACCGACGCGGGCGTGCTGTTCTGGACGGGCCTGGCGGTCGTCGTCGCCGCCTTCCTCTACGAGCACACGATCGTCAAGCCGCACGACCTGTCCCGGCTGAACCGGGCCTTCTTCACGGTCAACGGCTTCATCGGCATTGCCCTTTTCGTGTGTGCGCTGCTGGATCTCGTGGTGCGGGGTCTGACGGTCTGAGCAGCGTGCGGCCTGCCATCGAGGACCGGGCCTACGCCCGGCGGGGCATTCCGAACCACCTGGTCTTCGATCAGTACCAGGCGCACTGCGTGGCGCTGTGGAATCCGGGTCCGGACGGCTACCGGGGCCGGGACACCATCCCGTACGGCGGGAAGGTCGTCGTCGGGACCGGTCTCGGGAAGCTGACGGTCGACACCTCCACCCTGCCCGTGGACCCCTGCGCCGTCAGCCGGTGAGGGCGGGCTGCCGGCGGGCCGGGCGGCGGAAGTACAGGCCCGTGGCGATGCCCGCCACGAGGCCGCACAGGTGGCCCTGCCAGCTGACGCCCGTGTCCGTCGGGAGGATGCCGGCGAAGAACGAGGTGCCCCAGACGGCGGTGACGGCCACGGCCACCGCGACGCCCAGCACCTTGCGCTCGACGAAGCCGCGTACGAGCAGGTAGCCGAAGAGGCCGAAGACGACGCCGGAGGCGCCCAGCGTCAGGGTGCCGGACGGGGATACCAGCCAGGTGCCGAGGCCGTCGCCCAGCACGATCAGGCCGCACACCGCGAGGAAGCGGCGGATCCCGGACAGGGCCGCGATGAAGCCGAGGACCAGCAGCGGGACGCTGTTGGAGGCGACGTGGTCGAAGCCGAGGTGCAGGAAGGCCGCGGTGACGACGCCGGTCAGGCTGTCCGGGTCGCGGGCGACGATCCCGTACTGGTCGAGGGCGTGGCCGGTGGCGTGGTCGACGGCCTCCAGGGCCCACAGCAGGGCCACCCAGCCCAGCATCAGCTTGGCCGCCGCCTTGGCCCGGTCGGTCTGCGTCCAGCCGTCATCGACCGTCGTGCTCATCTTCGCCCCCTCGTCGTGTCCCGTCACGGGAACGTCCCGACACCTTACTGAGTGCCCACCGGTGGTGGCCGGATAGTCTCGGAGGTATGACTGAGCGCAAGCGCACCCCGTGGGTGGTCGGGGTTTCCGGGGCGTCCGGGACGCCGTACGCGGCGGCGGTGCTCCGCGGGCTGCTGGCCGCGGGGGAGAGTGTCGACCTGGTGGTGAGCCGCGCCTCGCGTCTCACCCTGCTGGACGAGACCGGGATCGCCTTCCGTGACGCGCACTGGCGCGAGGACCTGGGGGAGTGGCTGGAGCGCGGTGCCGACGGGAAGCCCGGGACCTTCGCGCGGCCGGAACTGGACGACGTCCGGTACTGGGGCGCGGGGGACCTGGCGGCGGGCCCGAGTTCGGGCTCGTATCCGGTCAAGGGGATGCTCATCGTCCCCGCGTCCACGGCCTGTGTGGCGGGGGTCGCGCTCGGACTGTCGAAGGACCTGCTCCAGCGCGTGGCGAGCGTGACGCTCAAGGAACGGCGCCGGCTGGTGGTCGCGGTGCGGGAGACCCCGCTGAACGGGCAGACGCTGCGCCATCTGGTGGCGCTGGACGAGGCGGGCGCGGTCGTGCTGCCCGCCTCTCCGGCGTTCTATACGGGTGCGACGCACATCCAGGATCTGGTGGACTTCGTCGCGGGGCGGGTGCTGGACGCGGCAGGGGTGCCGCACCAGCTGTACCGCCGGTGGGAGGGGGAGCTGGGAGGCTCCCGTACTCCCCGGGAGGCAAGCGCCGGTGACTAGGCCTTCTTCTTGCGGCCGAGCGGCTTGCGGGCCTTGTCGACGCGGTGGGCTGCGGCGGGCTGGTGGGCACGGGATCGGTTGGCCAGCTCCTGGAGCTCCCGCATGTGTGCGTAGGCCATCTCGATCGTGAACACGGTGAACCACTCCTGAAGATCGTCATTGATCAGCTGAAAGATTTCACAGGGTGTTGACCCTGTGTGCCTTAGATTCTATACCTAGACTTGCAGGATCGCCGAATAATGGAAGGCTCCACGTAAATGGACACGGTGGACAGGCAGCTCATCCAGGCACTCCGGGAAAACGGCCGTGCCTCGTACGCGGAGCTGGGCCGTCTCGTGGGCCTCTCCGGCCCCAGCGTCACCGACCGCATCAACCGGCTGGAGACGGCCGGCGTCATCACCGGCTACCGCGCGACGGTCGACTCCGCCTCGCTGGGCCTCGGCGTCACGGCGCTGATCGGCATCTCGCTCTCCGACGCCGCGGACCACGAGGACGTGGCCCGGCGGCTGCGCGACCTCGCGGAGATCGAGGACTGCTGGTTCATCGCGGGCGACGACTCCTTCATGCTGAAGGTGCGCGCCAACGACGTGGACGGCCTGGAGAAGAT encodes:
- the ccsB gene encoding c-type cytochrome biogenesis protein CcsB, yielding MTPLAAAANENLAEISNYLIYSSMAVYMLAFFAHIAEWTFGSRSKVGRTAAALTGADAAAAPAVQVRGKGGATAVLDRPKVTTRSAVGTRDVPDGPGAAGGTVQGDLYGRIAVSLTALAFLVEAAGVVARALSVERAPWGNMYEFSITFSTVAVGVYLVLLALKKNVGWLGLILVTTVLLDLGIAVTWLYTDSDQLVPALHSYWLWIHVSTAIFCGAVFYIGAAGAVLYLFRDSYESQLEAGRTPGRFRTSVLERLPSAASLDKFSYRINAAVFPLWTFTIIAGAIWAGDAWGRYWNWDPKEVWSFVTWVAYACYLHARATAGWKGRKAAYLALFAFACWIWNYYGVNILLSGKHSYAGV
- a CDS encoding SRPBCC domain-containing protein; amino-acid sequence: MSLVSHATSEQRGENRWLLRFELHLPHAYAALWPALTTPYGLRGWLAAADVLERRLGGAVTLRWLNTGTVATGRVTAWDVERVAEYTVTEHGRIRFHLEPVGTDSTVIRFVNERDGTEDERLDCLAGWHEHFELLDSALAGRPADWSTWTDIRWTTLREAYASLARA
- a CDS encoding PLD nuclease N-terminal domain-containing protein is translated as MLRYLPFLLILALTIYAFIDCLNTPEPEVKHLPKVVWVIIILLFSIVGPVVWLFAGKDRAAAGGGRARRTQWVAPDDNPEFLKSLRDEQEKKNKDQDKDQGPS
- a CDS encoding menaquinone biosynthesis decarboxylase, encoding MAYDDLRSLLRALEREGDLKRIKAEVDPYLEVGEIVDRVNKAGGPALLFENVKGSAMPLAMNVFGTDRRLLKALGLKSYGEISEKIGGLLKPELPQGFIGVREAFGKLGSMVHVPPKKVKGDSAPVQEVVLTGDDVDLDQLPALFTWPKDGGDFFNLGLTHTKHPETGVRNLGLYRLQRHDKRTIGMHWQIHKDSRNHYAVAAAKGERLPVAIAFGCPPAVTYASTAPLPGDIDEYLFAGFVAGKRIEMVDCKTVPLQVPANAEVVIEGWLEPGEMLPEGPFGDHTGFYTPQEPFPALKIDCVTMRKRPLIQSIVVGRPPTEDGPLGRATERFFLPLLKIIVPDIVDYHLPESGGFHNCAIVSIDKKYPKHAQKVMHAIWGAHMMSLTKLIIVVDKDCDVHDLHEVSWRALGNTDYSRDLTVVEGPVDHLDHASYQQFWGGKAGIDATKKLPEEGYTRDGGWPDMVESDPDTAALVDRRWKEYGL
- the mqnP gene encoding menaquinone biosynthesis prenyltransferase MqnP is translated as MMTTADGVIGQSPAPQPTGKVKAFLRLVLIEHSVFALPFAYIAAFTAMFQLDRRIHWGVLLLVTICMVGLRTFAMAANRIIDREIDARNPRTAGRELVTGAVSVRAAWTGAGIALLVFLGSAALLNPLCLALAPVAVIPMVVYPYGKRFTNFPHAILGLAQAMGPVGAWLAVTGEWSWDAVVLGLAVGVWIGGFDLIFACQDVAADRAEGVKSVPARFGVPAALWGARGAHAVTTALLAWYALATDAGVLFWTGLAVVVAAFLYEHTIVKPHDLSRLNRAFFTVNGFIGIALFVCALLDLVVRGLTV
- a CDS encoding rhomboid family intramembrane serine protease, which translates into the protein MSTTVDDGWTQTDRAKAAAKLMLGWVALLWALEAVDHATGHALDQYGIVARDPDSLTGVVTAAFLHLGFDHVASNSVPLLVLGFIAALSGIRRFLAVCGLIVLGDGLGTWLVSPSGTLTLGASGVVFGLFGYLLVRGFVERKVLGVAVAVAVTAVWGTSFFAGILPTDTGVSWQGHLCGLVAGIATGLYFRRPARRQPALTG
- a CDS encoding UbiX family flavin prenyltransferase; its protein translation is MTERKRTPWVVGVSGASGTPYAAAVLRGLLAAGESVDLVVSRASRLTLLDETGIAFRDAHWREDLGEWLERGADGKPGTFARPELDDVRYWGAGDLAAGPSSGSYPVKGMLIVPASTACVAGVALGLSKDLLQRVASVTLKERRRLVVAVRETPLNGQTLRHLVALDEAGAVVLPASPAFYTGATHIQDLVDFVAGRVLDAAGVPHQLYRRWEGELGGSRTPREASAGD
- a CDS encoding Lrp/AsnC family transcriptional regulator, with the translated sequence MDTVDRQLIQALRENGRASYAELGRLVGLSGPSVTDRINRLETAGVITGYRATVDSASLGLGVTALIGISLSDAADHEDVARRLRDLAEIEDCWFIAGDDSFMLKVRANDVDGLEKIIRKLSGTKGVSRTRTTIVLSTKWENRVGELPEEA